A single Verrucomicrobiia bacterium DNA region contains:
- the cas1 gene encoding type II CRISPR-associated endonuclease Cas1 produces the protein MSYHIVSIDSANCSLSCRDGQLTCKTAESERKLPLEDVASIIITSFSAQIHSHLFLEAAKHGVALIICEAFKPVSLVLPANRSTDTLLSRALLSLTPRVRTHLWQKTVDAKCQNQLALAQHIAPCDKSLGNLRLTASGGKPHKEAICAKMFWQIFGRALGEDNFVRSRTRGGFNHLLNYGYAVLLSTVLQKLFGVGLDPTFGVSHVPRERSTPLAYDLMEPFRPCVDWRVVQWVKQHPEVTEWEVTREFRQWVTSFPLEPVDYLDLTLEIQGVIEGVIRGFRRAVLQGQPRYYKPWTPKNTKWAG, from the coding sequence ATGTCATACCATATTGTCAGTATTGATAGCGCAAATTGCTCGTTGAGTTGTCGGGACGGGCAATTGACGTGCAAGACTGCCGAGAGTGAGCGCAAATTACCGCTGGAGGATGTGGCATCCATCATTATCACCAGCTTCTCCGCCCAGATTCACAGCCATCTCTTCCTTGAAGCCGCCAAGCATGGGGTAGCACTCATCATCTGTGAGGCCTTCAAACCCGTCAGTCTCGTGCTACCTGCCAACCGCTCCACCGACACACTCCTTTCCAGGGCGTTGCTCTCACTCACCCCGCGGGTTCGTACGCACCTGTGGCAAAAGACCGTGGACGCGAAGTGCCAGAACCAGTTGGCACTGGCGCAACATATTGCACCATGTGACAAATCGCTTGGAAATTTGCGATTGACCGCCTCGGGCGGCAAACCTCACAAGGAAGCGATCTGCGCCAAAATGTTCTGGCAGATTTTCGGCCGGGCACTGGGTGAAGACAATTTCGTTCGCAGTCGTACTCGCGGCGGTTTCAATCATCTGCTGAATTATGGTTATGCGGTACTGCTCTCCACCGTATTGCAAAAGCTCTTTGGAGTTGGTTTGGACCCAACGTTTGGCGTTTCTCATGTTCCTCGAGAGCGTAGCACTCCTTTGGCTTACGATCTCATGGAGCCGTTCCGTCCGTGTGTAGATTGGCGCGTGGTTCAATGGGTGAAACAGCACCCTGAAGTCACCGAGTGGGAAGTCACCAGAGAATTTCGTCAATGGGTTACCAGCTTCCCCTTGGAGCCGGTGGACTATCTGGATTTAACCTTGGAAATTCAAGGCGTCATCGAGGGAGTCATTCGCGGTTTTCGCAGAGCAGTTCTGCAAGGACAACCGCGTTATTACAAACCGTGGACACCGAAAAATACAAAATGGGCTGGTTAA
- a CDS encoding acyl-[ACP]--phospholipid O-acyltransferase yields the protein MNDNDSTRVSVAATSAPGRGTTGFWALIATQFQGAFSDNVLKTLVIFMMLGAGLTMAEKHRLGELVGALFSLPFILFSMAGGFLADRYSKRHIMIGVKIFEVVVMLLALVGFFFASLPVLLACVFLMGTHSAFFGPSKYGALPELLPERKLSWGNGILELGTFLAIILGTVTAALLAEHFRGQHLWSGAILVALALVGLVTSLGVTRVPAANPAKVFKLNLLKELFTSLQQARGDRLLKLALLGNTYFFFLGALLQLNLFYFGAEVLGVSETKIGLLNVALAIGIGIGSVTAGYLSGGKIEYGLVPLGALGMSVTCLALLLESLSIPGVLAVLAGLGFFGGFFIVPVTALLQHRPDSQRRGELLAAANLLSFIGVFAASAAHYALTSWLQLTPRGIFFAGGVLTLIGAGLSFWLLPDAFLRFLLWMITHTLYRIKVLGRENIPSKGGALFVCNHLSLADAVLLQAAVDRPIRFIMLKAMYEKGIIGWWARTTGAIPISSELRPREMIHSLQTASAALKSGEVVCIFAEGQITRIGQMLPFRRGFERIMKGVDAPIIPVGLDGVWGSIFSFDRRQFLWKIPQRIPYPITVNFGPALPPTASAVVVRQTVQELLATAWEQRRRRLRPLHHSFAISARRHPRRFAMVDAQNRALTFNDALTRSLLLARRLRQIWSGQRMVGLLLPPSVGGALANWAALFCGKVSVNLNYTLPPEAIASCVQQCQLQTILTSRAFLEKVPLKLPGKILFLEDLIGTKEVAPSLGEKMVALFLARCVPVKWLDRILRDRSSVADRAMTNAKAATTSDPLDQLATIIFSSGSTGAPKGVMLSHYNIGSNIAQLGQAFAFGRQDRALGVLPFFHSFGFTGTLMLPGVLGIGAVYHANPLDAKTIGHLAQTYAITFLLATPTFLQIYLRGCTAEQFGSVRLVAVGAEKLSDRLATAFEDQFGVRPFEAYGCTECAPAVTVNAPDFRAAGFRQVGAKRGKIGHPLPGICVRIVDPMNPDPGAPVALGQSGLLLVRGPNVMRGYLGQPEQTAAVLREGWYVTGDIAALDEDGFLQITDRLSRFSKIGGEMVPHIKVEEKLHELAGVTHQTFVVTSVADEKKGERLVVLHRLPDEALALVLAKLAASDLPNLWKPKAEAFFSLTAFPLLGTGKLDLRQVKVLATQLVESLRAG from the coding sequence ATGAATGACAACGACTCCACACGGGTTTCAGTCGCTGCGACCTCCGCTCCCGGGCGCGGGACGACCGGATTCTGGGCGCTCATCGCCACGCAATTTCAGGGCGCGTTCAGTGATAACGTGCTCAAAACCCTGGTCATCTTCATGATGCTCGGGGCCGGGCTGACGATGGCGGAGAAACACCGGCTCGGCGAATTGGTTGGCGCGCTTTTCTCGTTGCCGTTCATTTTGTTCTCGATGGCGGGCGGCTTTCTGGCGGATCGCTACAGCAAGCGCCACATCATGATTGGGGTCAAAATTTTTGAAGTGGTGGTGATGTTGCTGGCGTTGGTCGGCTTTTTCTTCGCCAGTCTGCCGGTGCTGCTCGCCTGCGTGTTTTTGATGGGGACGCACAGCGCGTTTTTCGGTCCCTCGAAATATGGGGCGCTGCCGGAATTGCTGCCGGAACGCAAGTTATCCTGGGGCAACGGCATTTTGGAACTGGGCACGTTTCTCGCCATCATCCTCGGCACGGTGACGGCGGCGTTGCTGGCGGAACATTTCCGCGGCCAACACCTTTGGTCGGGCGCGATCCTAGTGGCGTTGGCGCTGGTGGGTTTGGTGACCAGTCTCGGCGTCACGCGCGTTCCCGCCGCCAACCCGGCCAAAGTCTTCAAACTCAATCTGCTCAAGGAACTGTTCACCAGTCTGCAGCAAGCGCGCGGCGACCGGCTGCTCAAGCTGGCGTTGCTGGGCAACACCTACTTTTTCTTCCTCGGCGCATTGCTGCAATTGAATCTGTTTTATTTCGGGGCGGAGGTGTTGGGCGTTTCCGAAACCAAGATCGGATTGCTGAACGTGGCGCTGGCCATCGGCATCGGGATTGGCAGCGTGACGGCGGGCTACCTTTCGGGCGGTAAGATCGAATACGGTTTGGTGCCGCTGGGGGCGTTGGGAATGTCCGTGACGTGCCTCGCGTTGCTCTTGGAAAGCCTGAGCATTCCGGGCGTGCTGGCGGTGCTGGCCGGACTGGGGTTTTTCGGCGGCTTCTTCATTGTGCCGGTCACGGCGCTGTTGCAGCATCGGCCCGATAGCCAGCGCCGGGGCGAATTATTGGCGGCGGCCAATCTGCTTTCGTTCATCGGCGTGTTTGCGGCTTCCGCGGCGCATTATGCGCTCACCAGTTGGCTGCAATTGACGCCGCGCGGCATTTTCTTTGCGGGCGGCGTATTGACGCTGATCGGCGCGGGGCTGTCGTTCTGGCTGCTGCCGGATGCGTTCCTGCGGTTCCTCCTGTGGATGATTACGCACACGCTTTATCGCATCAAAGTTTTGGGGCGCGAAAACATCCCGTCAAAAGGCGGCGCTTTGTTTGTCTGCAACCACCTCTCCCTGGCGGATGCCGTGTTGTTGCAGGCGGCGGTGGATCGTCCAATCCGGTTCATCATGCTCAAAGCCATGTATGAGAAGGGCATCATCGGGTGGTGGGCGAGAACCACCGGGGCGATCCCCATTTCATCGGAGCTGCGACCGCGCGAAATGATTCATTCACTCCAGACGGCGAGCGCGGCGCTTAAGAGCGGGGAAGTGGTCTGCATTTTTGCCGAAGGGCAGATTACGCGCATCGGTCAGATGTTACCGTTCCGACGCGGATTTGAACGTATCATGAAAGGCGTGGACGCGCCGATCATTCCGGTGGGACTGGATGGCGTTTGGGGCAGCATCTTCAGTTTCGATCGGCGGCAGTTCCTCTGGAAAATCCCGCAGCGCATTCCGTATCCGATCACCGTCAATTTCGGCCCGGCACTGCCACCCACAGCTTCGGCGGTTGTCGTCCGACAAACCGTCCAGGAACTGCTGGCCACGGCCTGGGAGCAACGGCGCCGCCGCCTGCGGCCGCTGCATCATTCGTTTGCGATCAGCGCACGCCGCCATCCCCGCCGCTTCGCCATGGTGGATGCACAGAATCGGGCGCTGACGTTCAACGACGCCCTGACGCGCAGCCTTTTGCTTGCTCGCCGCCTGCGCCAGATCTGGTCGGGACAGCGCATGGTCGGGCTGTTATTGCCGCCGAGCGTTGGGGGCGCGCTGGCCAATTGGGCGGCTTTGTTTTGCGGCAAGGTATCGGTGAATTTGAATTACACATTACCGCCCGAAGCCATCGCCTCGTGCGTGCAACAGTGCCAACTGCAAACCATTCTGACCTCGCGCGCTTTTTTGGAGAAAGTGCCGTTGAAATTGCCCGGCAAAATTTTGTTCTTGGAAGATTTGATCGGCACGAAGGAAGTCGCCCCGTCGCTGGGTGAAAAAATGGTGGCGCTGTTCCTGGCGCGTTGTGTGCCGGTTAAATGGCTGGATCGAATTCTGCGCGACCGGAGTTCCGTCGCCGACCGCGCGATGACCAATGCGAAGGCGGCGACAACGTCCGATCCGCTGGATCAATTGGCGACGATTATTTTTTCGAGCGGAAGCACGGGCGCTCCCAAGGGGGTCATGCTGTCGCATTACAACATCGGCTCGAACATCGCGCAACTTGGCCAAGCCTTCGCGTTTGGTCGCCAGGATAGAGCGCTGGGCGTGTTGCCGTTTTTTCACTCGTTCGGATTCACCGGCACCTTGATGTTGCCCGGCGTGCTGGGCATCGGCGCGGTGTATCACGCCAATCCGCTCGACGCCAAAACCATTGGGCATCTTGCGCAGACGTATGCAATCACCTTTCTGCTGGCGACCCCGACGTTTCTGCAAATCTATCTGCGCGGTTGCACCGCGGAGCAATTTGGGAGCGTGCGCCTGGTTGCCGTTGGCGCGGAGAAATTGTCCGATCGGCTGGCCACGGCGTTCGAGGATCAATTTGGGGTTCGCCCGTTCGAAGCCTACGGCTGCACGGAATGTGCGCCCGCCGTCACCGTGAACGCGCCGGATTTCCGCGCGGCGGGATTCCGTCAGGTGGGCGCGAAACGCGGCAAGATTGGTCATCCGTTGCCGGGGATTTGCGTGCGGATTGTTGACCCGATGAATCCCGATCCCGGGGCGCCGGTGGCCTTGGGGCAAAGCGGTTTGCTCCTGGTGCGCGGTCCGAATGTCATGCGCGGCTACCTGGGGCAGCCGGAGCAGACGGCGGCCGTGTTGCGCGAAGGTTGGTACGTTACCGGTGACATCGCGGCGTTGGATGAGGACGGTTTTCTCCAAATCACGGATCGCCTGAGCCGCTTCAGTAAAATTGGCGGAGAAATGGTGCCACACATCAAGGTGGAGGAAAAGCTGCATGAACTCGCCGGAGTCACCCATCAAACATTTGTCGTGACCAGTGTCGCCGATGAAAAGAAAGGCGAACGCCTGGTCGTCTTGCACCGGCTTCCGGACGAGGCCCTGGCGCTGGTATTGGCAAAGCTCGCGGCGAGTGATCTGCCGAATTTATGGAAGCCGAAAGCGGAAGCCTTCTTCTCTCTGACTGCGTTTCCATTGTTGGGTACTGGCAAACTGGATTTGCGACAGGTAAAGGTGTTGGCGACACAGTTGGTGGAATCGCTCCGAGCTGGCTGA
- a CDS encoding class I SAM-dependent methyltransferase has product MMESVCAGEKLQRCRTAWLDKIPAAQNILLLGEGPGRGLRACLRRFPQARITCLDGSDVMLVKARWHCRHSNLSSARVRFIHADVESWVPMETGYDLVVTYFFLDCFPRESLARVIQKIAPLTQPATNWLVADFQIAASGWQRLRSRLILWSLYRFFRITTRLPARHLANPDPVLQQAGFRLVQRIETEWRLLRSDWWQRQSIVS; this is encoded by the coding sequence ATGATGGAATCCGTGTGTGCTGGAGAAAAACTGCAACGCTGCCGGACCGCCTGGCTTGATAAAATTCCGGCGGCGCAAAACATTCTGCTGCTCGGCGAGGGCCCCGGACGAGGCTTGCGCGCCTGCCTCCGCCGGTTTCCACAAGCTCGAATCACTTGTCTGGATGGCAGTGACGTCATGCTCGTCAAAGCCAGATGGCATTGCCGTCACTCCAACTTGTCGAGCGCACGAGTACGTTTCATTCATGCGGACGTGGAATCTTGGGTGCCGATGGAAACCGGCTATGACTTGGTTGTCACTTACTTTTTCCTCGACTGTTTTCCGCGCGAATCACTGGCGCGAGTAATTCAGAAGATCGCCCCGCTCACCCAGCCCGCGACCAACTGGCTGGTGGCCGATTTCCAAATCGCCGCCTCGGGATGGCAACGGCTGCGCAGCCGGCTCATTCTCTGGAGCCTCTACCGGTTCTTTCGCATCACCACCCGGCTGCCGGCGCGACACCTGGCCAATCCCGATCCCGTGTTACAACAGGCGGGTTTTCGGCTCGTGCAACGCATCGAAACTGAATGGCGCTTGCTGCGCAGTGATTGGTGGCAACGCCAGTCAATCGTGAGTTAA
- a CDS encoding serine protease, with protein sequence MLRLIFIAAVLWFGVARVPAIEPERSVVQIYIFMQKPDWTAPWRYDPVQSASGSGFAIKGKRIMTNAHVVSWSRQIIVRKYQDPRPYLAKVEFIGHDCDLAVLKVEDESFFDEVPALDFGELPEVRSTVITYGYPAGGREISYTRGVVSRIEMNIYSHIGNRRLLSAQTDAAINPGNSGGPVIQDERVVGVAFQGIQGLENTGFFIPPPIVNRFLKDIEDGTYDRVPMAGANLVTLQNPAYRAKLRLPDNNSGARVDVIRPQSPASEVLRFDDVVLRVDQYPVANDGTILYQGNRVSGAVAFQLHQSGDRLPVEIWREGQAQTVNLKVEASQDDQTQGNQFDVRPRYYIFGGLVFTPLSLDYLRDADRSGTRSGLSDLNYELFYHARENPDTALKEPVVLSNILNDPVNATFLTRDATLVNRINGIAIEQLEDVVRAFESSTQTYDVIELGKHGTFETLNHTNAAQASAQILKTYGVPQDRNL encoded by the coding sequence GTGTTGCGGCTAATTTTCATCGCGGCGGTCCTGTGGTTTGGCGTGGCGCGCGTCCCCGCCATCGAACCCGAGCGCTCCGTCGTCCAGATTTATATCTTCATGCAAAAACCGGATTGGACGGCCCCTTGGCGTTACGATCCAGTCCAGAGCGCGAGCGGTTCGGGCTTCGCCATCAAAGGCAAACGCATCATGACCAACGCGCACGTGGTCAGTTGGAGCCGGCAAATCATTGTGCGGAAGTATCAAGATCCCCGGCCCTACCTCGCCAAGGTCGAATTCATCGGTCACGATTGCGATCTGGCCGTGCTCAAGGTGGAAGACGAGAGTTTCTTCGATGAAGTGCCGGCGCTGGATTTTGGCGAACTGCCCGAGGTTCGCTCCACGGTGATCACTTACGGTTATCCGGCGGGCGGACGGGAAATCTCCTACACGCGCGGCGTGGTTTCCCGCATCGAAATGAACATCTACTCGCACATCGGCAACCGCCGATTGTTGAGCGCGCAGACCGACGCGGCCATCAACCCTGGCAACAGTGGCGGCCCGGTGATTCAAGATGAGCGCGTGGTCGGCGTCGCTTTTCAAGGGATTCAAGGTTTGGAGAATACCGGCTTCTTCATTCCACCGCCCATCGTCAATCGCTTCCTCAAGGACATTGAAGACGGAACGTACGACCGGGTGCCCATGGCGGGCGCCAATCTGGTCACGCTTCAAAATCCCGCGTACCGCGCCAAACTGCGGTTGCCGGATAACAACAGCGGCGCGCGGGTGGATGTGATTCGTCCGCAATCGCCCGCGAGCGAAGTGCTGCGGTTCGATGATGTCGTGCTGCGGGTGGACCAATACCCGGTCGCCAACGACGGTACGATTCTGTATCAAGGCAATCGCGTTTCCGGTGCGGTTGCGTTTCAACTCCACCAAAGCGGGGACCGGTTGCCGGTGGAAATCTGGCGCGAGGGCCAGGCGCAAACGGTGAACTTGAAGGTTGAAGCATCCCAGGACGATCAAACCCAGGGCAACCAATTCGACGTGCGCCCGCGTTATTACATTTTCGGCGGACTCGTCTTCACGCCGCTGTCGTTGGATTACCTGCGCGACGCGGATCGCAGCGGCACGCGGAGCGGACTGAGCGATTTGAACTACGAATTGTTCTATCACGCCCGGGAAAATCCGGACACCGCCCTCAAGGAACCGGTGGTGTTAAGCAACATTCTGAATGATCCGGTAAACGCCACCTTCCTGACGCGCGACGCCACCCTGGTCAACCGCATCAATGGAATCGCCATCGAACAACTGGAGGACGTGGTGCGCGCGTTTGAATCCAGCACGCAGACCTACGACGTGATCGAGCTGGGCAAACACGGCACTTTTGAAACGCTGAATCACACCAACGCCGCGCAAGCCAGCGCGCAGATCCTGAAAACCTACGGCGTTCCGCAAGATCGTAACTTATGA
- a CDS encoding metallophosphoesterase family protein — MRLTNLISLIAALAAIFSPGRIIGAPFDPPALYLQWQQDPTTTMTVHWHTEGEARSELSHRRLGESTWQAATGTAQPLVGSERWVHTVELTRLQPATDYEFCFKPGEKSFKFRTMPQDLSQPMRFITGGDIYHEYQWMDLMNGLAGRLDPAFVVFGGDLAYVHGGTNEERVTRWFDYFAAWKTNAITPDGRLIPMLVTIGNHEVKGSAGQPPENARSFYTLFSLPGPQGYACLDFGRYLSLVLLDSNHTHPIGGAQTDWLQAQLAARTKVTHVFPFYHTPGYPGYRSETGSHAEQVRANWCPLFDKYGVKLVFENHDHCFKRTHPLRAGKIDPSGTVYLGDGAWGVNVRKPDTSKPKWYIARDGQIRHLYLVTLYPDARHVLAINESGQIFDEVYQRME; from the coding sequence ATGCGACTCACCAATTTGATTTCTCTGATTGCCGCGCTCGCTGCGATCTTCAGTCCGGGACGAATCATCGGCGCGCCATTTGATCCACCCGCCTTGTATCTGCAATGGCAACAGGACCCCACCACGACCATGACGGTTCACTGGCATACCGAAGGCGAAGCCAGATCCGAACTGTCCCATCGGCGGCTGGGCGAATCCACCTGGCAAGCCGCCACCGGCACCGCTCAACCCCTGGTGGGTTCAGAGCGTTGGGTGCATACCGTGGAGTTGACGCGGTTGCAGCCCGCCACCGATTACGAATTTTGTTTCAAGCCGGGGGAGAAAAGTTTCAAGTTTCGGACGATGCCCCAGGATTTGAGTCAGCCCATGCGCTTCATCACCGGCGGCGATATTTATCACGAATATCAATGGATGGATTTAATGAACGGATTGGCGGGCCGCCTGGACCCCGCCTTCGTTGTGTTTGGCGGGGATCTGGCCTACGTGCATGGCGGCACCAACGAGGAGCGGGTGACGCGTTGGTTCGATTATTTTGCGGCCTGGAAGACGAACGCCATCACGCCGGATGGCCGTCTCATTCCGATGTTGGTGACGATTGGCAACCATGAAGTCAAAGGTTCTGCCGGGCAACCGCCGGAAAATGCCCGCAGCTTCTACACGTTGTTCTCTTTACCCGGACCGCAAGGTTACGCCTGTCTCGATTTCGGCAGGTATCTCAGTCTCGTGTTGCTGGACTCCAATCACACGCACCCGATTGGCGGCGCGCAAACGGATTGGTTGCAAGCGCAGCTCGCCGCCCGCACCAAGGTTACTCACGTCTTTCCGTTTTATCACACGCCGGGTTACCCGGGTTACCGGAGTGAAACGGGCAGCCACGCCGAACAGGTTCGAGCGAATTGGTGTCCGCTCTTCGACAAGTACGGCGTCAAACTGGTCTTTGAGAATCATGATCATTGCTTCAAACGCACGCATCCGTTGCGCGCCGGAAAAATTGACCCCAGCGGCACGGTGTATCTGGGAGATGGCGCGTGGGGCGTGAACGTGCGCAAACCCGATACCAGCAAACCGAAATGGTACATCGCGCGGGACGGGCAGATTCGACATCTCTATCTGGTCACGCTTTACCCGGATGCGCGTCACGTGCTGGCCATCAATGAATCCGGACAGATTTTTGACGAGGTATATCAACGGATGGAGTAA
- a CDS encoding beta-lactamase family protein, which yields MLRVTVLLLSLWGWGLSIALAQSTATNSSEAALLKIRDARQLPALATVVVKDGQICDRTAVGLRKIGNPTPITTRDLFHIGSCTKSMTATLVAMLIEQGTLRWDSTIAEIFPELCGQINAAYEPVTIEQLLQHRAGLSTRPPPAAWAALRTSRQPLLQQRRDFLRAVLQQKPEADPGTEMIYSNQGYVVAGAMLEKLTGQPWEQLITEKLFRPLHLDTAGFGAPGTAGQVDQPWGHFRNADGIHPNQEDNPPALGPAGTVHCSLDDLARFVIAHLEGENSGGIVSSNTFKRLHTPLAGGDYAAGWAVTRRTWAGGVTFTHQGSNTFWYVVMWLAPKKHFAVIAATNIAGPEAERGCDEAVQAMIQQWLTPSQ from the coding sequence ATGCTGCGCGTGACCGTCTTGCTCCTGAGTCTTTGGGGATGGGGACTTTCGATTGCCTTGGCGCAATCCACCGCAACGAATTCTTCCGAGGCGGCTTTGCTCAAGATTCGCGACGCCCGCCAACTGCCGGCGCTGGCGACAGTCGTCGTCAAAGATGGTCAGATTTGCGACCGCACCGCGGTGGGTCTCCGCAAAATTGGCAACCCGACTCCGATCACTACGCGGGACCTTTTCCACATCGGCTCCTGCACAAAATCCATGACGGCCACGCTGGTGGCGATGTTGATTGAGCAAGGCACACTACGCTGGGACAGCACCATCGCGGAAATTTTTCCCGAGCTTTGCGGCCAAATCAACGCAGCCTACGAACCCGTCACCATTGAACAATTACTGCAACATCGCGCCGGTCTCTCCACCCGGCCGCCGCCGGCGGCTTGGGCGGCACTTCGAACCTCGCGCCAACCCCTGCTCCAACAGCGCCGGGACTTTCTCCGAGCGGTCTTGCAGCAAAAGCCCGAGGCCGACCCCGGAACCGAAATGATTTATTCCAACCAGGGTTACGTGGTCGCTGGAGCGATGTTGGAAAAGTTGACGGGTCAGCCTTGGGAACAACTCATCACCGAAAAACTATTTCGCCCGTTGCACCTGGACACGGCGGGTTTTGGCGCTCCGGGTACCGCGGGTCAGGTGGATCAACCTTGGGGACATTTCCGCAATGCCGATGGGATTCACCCCAACCAGGAGGACAATCCACCCGCTTTGGGTCCCGCGGGCACAGTTCATTGCTCGCTCGACGATCTGGCACGGTTCGTCATCGCGCATCTTGAGGGCGAGAATAGCGGCGGCATTGTGTCATCGAACACCTTCAAACGACTGCACACACCGCTGGCGGGCGGCGATTACGCCGCGGGCTGGGCGGTAACCCGACGGACCTGGGCGGGCGGAGTGACGTTCACCCATCAAGGTTCCAACACGTTTTGGTATGTGGTCATGTGGCTCGCCCCCAAAAAACATTTTGCTGTCATCGCCGCCACCAACATCGCCGGACCGGAAGCGGAGCGCGGTTGCGATGAGGCGGTCCAGGCCATGATCCAACAGTGGCTCACTCCGTCGCAATAG
- a CDS encoding TatD family hydrolase encodes MQLRLYDAHNHLQDDRFAGRSEELIAACREIGVARLVVNGTGEADWPRVLALARAYPEVLPSLGYHPWFLAGRTTEWLKHLTALLDQTPQAVVGEIGLDRWKPDLSYADQEAVFIAQLRLAAERNLPVSIHCLRAWRRLVEIMAAENRPARGFLLHSYGGPVELVSRLVHLGAYFSLSGYFMHERKKNQWHTFQQIPAERLLIETDAPDQMLPLGQGMVWKALDQDHSVNHPANLKLVYEFAARLRELPLPELTRQVEENFLRLFGA; translated from the coding sequence ATGCAGCTGCGACTTTATGACGCTCACAACCATTTGCAGGATGATCGCTTTGCAGGGCGATCGGAGGAGTTGATCGCAGCCTGTCGGGAGATTGGCGTGGCGCGACTGGTGGTGAACGGCACGGGCGAGGCGGATTGGCCGCGCGTTTTGGCGCTGGCTCGCGCTTATCCCGAAGTGCTCCCGAGTTTGGGGTATCATCCATGGTTCTTGGCGGGGCGAACTACGGAGTGGTTGAAACATTTGACCGCATTACTGGATCAGACCCCGCAGGCGGTTGTGGGCGAAATCGGGTTGGATCGTTGGAAGCCGGATTTGTCCTACGCGGATCAGGAAGCGGTATTTATCGCGCAACTGCGGCTGGCGGCGGAGCGTAATCTGCCGGTCAGCATTCATTGTCTGCGCGCCTGGAGGCGTTTGGTGGAAATCATGGCGGCGGAAAACCGTCCGGCGCGTGGTTTTCTACTGCACAGCTATGGCGGGCCGGTGGAATTAGTTTCCCGCTTGGTCCACTTGGGCGCGTATTTTTCGTTGTCAGGCTATTTCATGCACGAACGCAAAAAGAATCAGTGGCATACCTTTCAGCAGATACCAGCGGAACGGTTGCTGATTGAGACCGATGCACCCGATCAAATGTTGCCGTTGGGGCAGGGGATGGTTTGGAAGGCCCTGGACCAAGATCATTCCGTCAATCATCCTGCCAATCTTAAACTCGTCTATGAATTTGCCGCCCGGTTGCGGGAGTTGCCGCTTCCGGAATTGACCCGTCAAGTTGAAGAAAATTTTCTGCGCCTGTTCGGTGCGTGA
- a CDS encoding glycogen-binding domain-containing protein, whose product MLKALLSGAKPAVKTNGASVVAASMIKRNGDRKATYSKVFRYNPAAAHEKQPAQVEVVGSFTNWQPIPLARNPQDATWQVSVDSIEGNKTHHYMLLVDGKPHVDKLCDGYVAPHGEIESRYAITTARGPRLFLLFAQTK is encoded by the coding sequence ATGTTGAAAGCATTATTGAGCGGAGCCAAACCCGCCGTCAAAACGAACGGAGCCTCCGTAGTCGCCGCATCCATGATCAAACGTAACGGAGATCGCAAAGCCACCTATTCCAAAGTTTTCCGATATAATCCTGCTGCCGCTCACGAAAAGCAGCCGGCGCAGGTCGAGGTTGTTGGGTCCTTCACCAACTGGCAACCCATCCCGCTCGCGCGTAATCCCCAAGATGCCACCTGGCAGGTGAGTGTGGACAGCATCGAAGGCAACAAGACGCATCACTACATGCTGCTGGTGGATGGCAAACCGCATGTGGACAAGTTGTGCGATGGTTACGTGGCGCCGCACGGTGAAATCGAATCGCGCTATGCCATCACGACCGCGCGCGGTCCGCGCTTGTTTTTGCTTTTTGCGCAGACGAAATAA